The Rhodoluna lacicola genome includes the window GTTTCCTTAGGCTAGTTCGAACTGTCCACCATCAATTTGACCTTGCTTTCGGTACAGATCGAGTTTTTGACGGGTGTCTGCGATATCTAGATTGCGCATTGTCAATTGCCCAATACGATCTTCTGGACCAAACGCTGAATCCTCGTTGCGTTCCATTGAAAGTTTTTCTGGGTGATAGCTGAAGTTTTCTCCGCGTGTATCGACGATTGAGTAGTCATCGCCACGACGCAGTCTTAGGGTCACTGAACCGGTGACCGCCGAGGCAACCCAGCGAGTGAGTGATTCACGGAACATCAGTGTTTGCGGGTCAAGCCAGCGACCCTCGTAAAGTAGCCGACCCATTTTGCGGCCTTCGTTGTGGTAGTTCGCAACGGTATCTTCGTTGTGGATTGCAGAAATAAGGCGCTCGTAGGCGATGTAAATCAGAGCCATGCCTGGGGCCTCGTAAATGCCGCGGCTCTTGGCTTCGATGATTCGGTTTTCAATTTGATCTGACATGCCCAGGCCGTGACGACCACCAATCACGTTAGCCTCGTGAAACAGTTCAACCTGGTTCTTGAACTCTTTGCCATTGATTGCAATTGGCTCACCCTGTTTGAAGGAGATGGTTACATCTTCGCTTTCGATTTTCACCGATGAATCCCAGAACTTCACTCCCATAATCGGGTTTACCAGCTCCATTGAAGAACTAAGAAGTTCAAGGTCCTTTGCCTCGTGAGTTGCCCCCAACATGTTGGCGTCTGTTGAGTAAGCCTTTTCAACGGAAGCGCGGTAAGGAAGCTTGCGAGCCTGCAGCCACTCTGACATTTCGTGGCGACCGCCGAGTTCAGACACGAAGGTGCTGTCTAGCCAAGGTTTGTAGATGCGCAAGTTTGGGTTAGCCAACAATCCATAACGGTAGAACCGCTCGATGTCGTTGCCTTTGTAAGTACTTCCATCGCCCCAAATATCCACGCCATCCTCGTGCATGGCGCGCACCAACATTGTTCCGGTTACTGCTCGTCCAAGCGGAGTGGTGTTGAAATAAACCTTGCCCCCGGTGCGGATGTGGAATGCGCCACAAGCTATGGCAGCAAATCCTTCGCGGACCAGAGCGGCGCGGCAGTCAATTAGCCTGCCCTGCTCGGCACCGTACTCTTTGGCTCGATCTGGAATTGACTCGATATCGTCTTCGTCGTATTGGCCCAAATCTGCCGTGTAGGTGTAGGGGATGGCTCCCTTTTCTCGCATCCAGGCAACGGCCACCGAGGTATCTAGACCGCCAGAAAAGGCAATTCCAACTTTTTCACCGACTGGGAGAGATTCAAGAACCTTAGACATGGATACAAGGTTACCCGGAATAAGCGATCCCAATTAGGCATTGATAACACCATGAGCCTAAAAGAAGCCGAATTGACCATGTTGGACGGTCGCAAGACCACTTTTGCCGAATTTGCCGACAAGGCGGTGCTAGTTGTAAACGTGGCTTCCAGATGCGGGTTGAGCCCCCAGTATGAAGCGCTAGAGGCACTTCAGAAGAAATATGGCGGTAAGGGATTCACGGTGCTGGGCATGCCGTCAAATCAATTCATGCAGGAACTTGGCTCGAGCGATGCAATTAGCGACTATTGCTCAACCACCTGGGGAGTGACCTTTCCAATGACAGAGAAGGTCAAGGTTAACGGAAGAGGCAGGCACGAGCTTTACAAGTCTCTGGTTACAGCCAAGGATGGTGCTGGACTTAGTGGGCCCGTGATGTGGAATTTTGAAAAATTCTTAGTGCTGCCCTCTGGTGAAATCAAGCGATTCCGACCAACTACCAAGCCCGATGCGCCGGAGGTAATCGAGGCCATTGAGAGCGCCTTAGAGAAATAGGACGCTAAAGCGCAAATTCTCCTAGGTCGACCCCCAGGTAATCAGCAATCACATCGGTGACTAATTTGTGGTCAAGGCGTTGGGGTAGACCGGAAACTGTGGCGGTTGCCACGATGCCGACACCGTCAACTCGAATCGGGAAGCAACCTCCGTGCCAGGCGTAGTTCTGCTCATCTAAATCACTTACGCGATCCACAGCTCCGGCGAAGTTAATTTCAAGACCAACAAGATACGAACTGGTATGCACAAGATTGACCAGATTGCGTTTGCGACGGGCCCAATCGGTGTTTATTTCCGTGGTACCCGGCATTGCCGAGAAGAAAAGAGGTTCGTCTTCCCGACGAATGTCGATAACC containing:
- the argG gene encoding argininosuccinate synthase, producing MSKVLESLPVGEKVGIAFSGGLDTSVAVAWMREKGAIPYTYTADLGQYDEDDIESIPDRAKEYGAEQGRLIDCRAALVREGFAAIACGAFHIRTGGKVYFNTTPLGRAVTGTMLVRAMHEDGVDIWGDGSTYKGNDIERFYRYGLLANPNLRIYKPWLDSTFVSELGGRHEMSEWLQARKLPYRASVEKAYSTDANMLGATHEAKDLELLSSSMELVNPIMGVKFWDSSVKIESEDVTISFKQGEPIAINGKEFKNQVELFHEANVIGGRHGLGMSDQIENRIIEAKSRGIYEAPGMALIYIAYERLISAIHNEDTVANYHNEGRKMGRLLYEGRWLDPQTLMFRESLTRWVASAVTGSVTLRLRRGDDYSIVDTRGENFSYHPEKLSMERNEDSAFGPEDRIGQLTMRNLDIADTRQKLDLYRKQGQIDGGQFELA
- a CDS encoding glutathione peroxidase translates to MSLKEAELTMLDGRKTTFAEFADKAVLVVNVASRCGLSPQYEALEALQKKYGGKGFTVLGMPSNQFMQELGSSDAISDYCSTTWGVTFPMTEKVKVNGRGRHELYKSLVTAKDGAGLSGPVMWNFEKFLVLPSGEIKRFRPTTKPDAPEVIEAIESALEK
- a CDS encoding heme-degrading domain-containing protein, producing the protein MNEPRESDIAKVIRQEELLVFRSFDESDAWSLGVALREEAEKYQPGVVIDIRREDEPLFFSAMPGTTEINTDWARRKRNLVNLVHTSSYLVGLEINFAGAVDRVSDLDEQNYAWHGGCFPIRVDGVGIVATATVSGLPQRLDHKLVTDVIADYLGVDLGEFAL